In Entelurus aequoreus isolate RoL-2023_Sb linkage group LG13, RoL_Eaeq_v1.1, whole genome shotgun sequence, a genomic segment contains:
- the LOC133663376 gene encoding gastrula zinc finger protein XlCGF57.1-like — protein MKQEELQLPQIKEEEEEPQNPYFEEVEPQSPHIKEEEDEPSPPHTKKEEEEHSISQEGEHIERLREFRVIGDIVKSEGDEIKVESVKREVEPSSSSSTRHITEAHGDHCGGSQADNLLIPLSESEDTTSHSSDTDDEDYQAGMTRDTDNTHLKCSHCDKTYKYHSLLKTHMRIHTGEKPYKCSVCGKSFPQKASLTKHMKIHTGEKPFSCSSCNESFCDRTNLGRHMRIHTGERPFICTVCGKGFTHQGNLTQHTRIHTREKQFTCSVCGIGFVQQSHLKKHMVIHTGEKPFICSVCGRSFAQKGSLTKHMRIHTGEKPFLCSSCNKSFSDRSSFVRHTITHSGEKPFMCSICGKRFYYKGNLTTHFKIHTIEKRRVKPLRTHSGDRPFVCSVCGKSFTQKGNLKTHTKIHIQEKMLTCSLCGEGFEQKVEFKKHMRTHSERTC, from the coding sequence ATGAAGCAGGAGGAGCTACAGCTCCCTCAGattaaagaggaagaagaggagccACAGAACCCCTACTTTGAAGAGGTGGAGCCACAGTCCCCCCATATTAAAGAAGAAGAGGATGAACCATCGCCCCCCCATaccaaaaaggaagaggaggaacacagcatcagtcaggagggagagcataTTGAAAGGTTGCGGGAGTTCCGGGTGATTGGTGACATTGTGAAGAGTGAGGGTGATGAGATCAAAGTTGAAAGTGTGAAGAGAGAGGTGGAGCcttcaagcagcagctcaactcgaCACATAACAGAAGCtcatggagaccactgtggaggatcacaagcagataACCTCTTAATTCCACTTTCAGAGAGTGAGGACACAACATCACACTcttctgacactgatgatgaagactatCAAGCTGGTATGACACGTgacactgacaacacacatttGAAATGCTCTCATTGTGACAAAACTTATAAATACCATAGCCTactgaaaacacacatgagaatacacactggagagaaaccatacaagtgctcagtttgtggtaaaagttttcccCAGAAGGCAAGTTTGACCaaacacatgaaaatacacactggagagaaacctttttcatgttcaagttGCAATGAAAGCTTTTGTGACAGAACAAATCTTGGAaggcacatgagaatacacactggtgaaagaCCATTCATATGCACTGTGTGTGGTAAAGGTTTCACTCATCAAGGAAATTTGACACAACACACAAGAATCCACACTAGAGAGAAACAGTTTACCTGTTCAGTGTGTGGTATAGGTTTTGTACAACAATCCCATCTGAAAAAACACATGGTAATACACACCGGAGAGAAACCATTCATATGCTCAGTTTGCGGTAGAAGTTTTGCTCAGAAAGGATCTTTAAcaaaacacatgagaatacacactggagagaaaccttttttaTGTTCcagctgcaacaaaagcttttCTGACAGATCAAGTTTTGTaagacacacaataacacactcTGGCGAGAAACCCTTCATGTGCTCAATTTGTGGTAAAAGATTCTATTACAAAGGAAATTTgacaacacattttaaaatacacaCTATAGAGAAACGGCGTGTAAAACCTTTGAGAACGCACTCTGGTGACAGACCATTTGTgtgctcagtttgtggtaaaagtttcACTCAGAAAGGAAATTTGAAAACACACACTAAAATACACATTCAAGAGAAAATGCTCACCTGTTCTCTGTGTGGTGAAGGTTTTGAACAAAAAGTagaatttaaaaaacacatgagaacacacagtgAGAGAacgtgttga